The window TTGGGTACCCGCTATTCGGATAGCCGAAAAAGGGGCGGGTGACCCGCCCcttaaaaaaaactatttttcaataaaaaaattatttttcacttaatatcaacatgtttttcaataaaaaaaacatgatttttcaattaatattggtagagatattgtaattaaagtccatacatcaccattctcacaCAGTTCATTCAACAATCAAATCGATCCcataaatttagtacatattaaAATTATAATATCTAATGGACAAAACGAAGTttcataataattttgagtacatcaccattttcacacatttcatccttctacaacacaacaaacacaaGAATAATAAGTATTTGGCAACTTCCCCAACTTCCTTAAGGATGTTATGGTATAAGACTGCATCCCAAATAAGTCGATTGTGAAATCAAGTTCGGAAAAGAATTGAATAGAACTAAttgtttttggaaaaaatataaCCAAAAATAACCTTAAAAAATCTTCCCCAACCTCTTTACATCTTTGGAATAGACCTTATGGTATTAAAGgcgatgaaaaagaaaaataatttcttacactaaataaaggagacaaatttaagagacataattgcaataaaataaatcaaataaataaataagtgaaagacacaaatgttttaattatctagctaacagaaaattgaaactccaaacacaaatctttgattgaatttcaaaatttgcaAGAAAGATCGATGGAGGtggtataaaaataaaaaggatgaAAGGAATGAATAATTTTTATAACagagtttcacaaattttttttcattttgttcatttgGTTCATGTTTCATCGAGAATATTCGCTTTCTTCAAACAGGATGAGGAGAGGTGGATCATATAGGATTAGAATATGAGGCTGTGAGCCATTTCACTTGCACTTagaattaaaaattacaaagtTATAAAATGATccctaattttttaatatttataaaatataccctgcgggtcgggtacccgcgggtttttatttttctaatccGTATCCGTACCCGATTTTTGCGGGTACCTGACCCTTATCTGCCCCGCTAAGAAAAATCGGATTGAATATCCTAtttttcggatcggatcggatcgAGTTCATCAAATTTTCGGATCAACGGGTTTTTTTGGCCTACCCCTAACTAACAGACTACAAATGTCTCGCAAATGATAGGTTTAACATTAATtgaatattgagattttagAACTTTTAATtctttggatttttatccttttctTGTTTCACCACTATAGAGTCCAAGACttcattaatgaaaaacaagcGGCTATGATCTatcatttttgtatttttgctTCTTGGGCTATTAACTTTGATTGATTGATGAAATTGAGAAAAAACCACCAaactaattgaaaatttttgaaatgttcTCCACCTAATCTGTGAAAATTAGAACACAAGAATCAAACAAGTTGGTCAGATTGCAGATATGAAGCAACAAATAACTCAATATTGAACCTTATGCAAatctgaaagaaaaaaaaaagttctaacCTAACTATAGGGGATTAGAATGAAAATTATGTCGTTGattatgaaagaaaaataaatgttaGAGATGGAAAGCTTATTGAACGGGGCCTTGCACTCACTTAGCGAACCTCTCTTCTTCTTGGACGTTTTGGCAACGATTGATTGCCCTCCTTAGCCTAAGACACTTTCCCCCAAGTTTAggacaaaaccaaaatttcctaAATTGAGCACAAACTTCTGATTGAAACTACAAAGTGAGTGCTGGTTTCACCATGATTAGTTAACTAATTAAATGGGGTGTTCAAGCTTAAATGAGTTCCATTGTTGTCAAATTATCTCTCTATAAACTTAAAATTTTTATGGTGAAGGCATTAATTAGTTATCATAGTTTAATTTGAATAGGTCTCGTGTCTAGATTCTATAGAGGGCTTAGATAATAACTTGGCAAAGTAGAGTTTGAACACAATTTTCAATATTCACACAAGTGTTCATGGGTGGAGGCCATAATTTGTGTATGAGAAAACATTCATGCCTTGAAATGACACAACAACCATTCCAACTCCTCCTCCACTCCAAGCGCTGGTGCTAGCATGGACCATGGTCACTATCTcctcctcttctttttctcatACAAATTCGATTAAAAAATTGACCAACTCAGAACTTATTCATAACCATGTTTTGCACTAAAAGCCCCTATATATGCACcaaatccttttcaagtttAGTCTTCTTTATCAAAAGACAATTAAGCCCAATATAATCAATCTATAGCAACTTTAGAAAATTGAAGGACCACTCCAAAGTCCACTCAAGGGCAgtcttataatatatatatatatatatatatatatatattacctTCCACTCCTCCCCACACCTTTTCCACcgctacaagaaatttggcttTTCATGACTTGTCAGATTAATGCAAGTCACAACAAAACTTAACGTTGGTGCATGTAGCAATAAGTTGGTTTCAAATCCGAAAATACGCGACTTAAATTCATTTACGAATCACAATCGATCTTGTGACTTATATATGAGTGTCACTATTTACATAATCACAATTGATCTTTCAAGTCACAAGATCAATTGTGACTATAAAAATAGTGAAATTTATTTACAAGTCACAAAATCAATTGCAAACGTCATTTCTATTATTCATGActaaaagaacatatttttgcGACTATCACTAGTTTCATGTCATAAGAGATAAGCTTTTTGTGGCTTGCAACTATTTGATAAGCTCCGACAGCATAAAGAATTTTAAATACTCTCTCCCAGCCAATGGACAATCTCATAATTTCTTTATGGTTGGCTTTTACAAGTGATGTAGCCTTACTAGTCAACTTCAAGCAAAGCTGAGAAGCGCGCATGCGTCAAGATTCAATGCTGCACATTTAGGTCTCTCCTTCATACGTGCTTTCGGCCGCCAGCGACAATGAAATAGTAGTCTGTATGCTTGAGCATCAGTCAAATACAGACCCATGCATGCATTCCAGTCGATGCCTAAGAAAATAAGAATTCTATTTATTGTGCTGATATTAGTAGATATTTTTGCTTCTCGTGTTTTATTAACTACGGACTTCTTTATTATTCTACACCTTTTATTGTCCAAAAGAATTTATAAACCAGGAAAAAATAAGATTGGACGTCCAGGGACTTTGGGCTCTCTAGAATTCATGCTACCTCCATTTGAATCCTTGGCTCGATTTAACTGCCTTATTGCATACTTGTCATTTTTCAGATGTATATAGACCTCCCCCGccccctctctcctttctttttgtctctctttttctttttctttttcttttttttttgggacttTTCTCTTTAGTGAACTTGCAGACATAATTCATTCACTATGAACTATGCCAGCACAATGGACGTGATTGATGCCATTTATGGCGGCTGAATAGAAGTCTTTAGAACTAAAAAGTGAGAATAAGAAGACATACTTGGTCCGCAGCAATGGCACTAGAAACTACAGTATAGACCACAAAATCAATCGTGCTTTTATTCTCTTTCTAGAAATCCATTTGGTGCAGTGACTCATAGAAGGCATATTCTTCTattcaaggaaaaagaaaaacatagaGAATTAAAAAGTGAGTCAACAATAAGACCATCATGCTATAATTATTAGATTTGAAAATATTTGTGCATAGCAGATTATTAGAGCATTATACGGGTGCATAAAAATTTTCTGATTTGGTCATTTTGTATATCATTTTCATTAATGTTACACTTATATAATGTGGTACCACAGTTATTTCACACGGAATCCTCAGTGCCACTTTTCCAGTGGCAATTCAGTGTCACTTCTATATTTATACCAAGTGtcctatttatttaatttatcatatgttgtttatttaaatttcttctaccaTCACGTGATTAGTGGGATTAACATTGGATTTGGCACCGAATAGTGGCACAGAGGATCCCAACTGCAGTTATACGGTCGCTGTAGGAATGCAGGAAAAAAGATGATGCAGACATTTAAGATTATCTTCTTCTACATTTAAGATCAAAGGAAAACGAAAATCATCCATATTTCCTTACTTTTGAGCCCAAAAACATTCAGATATCTGTCTCCGCAATACTTTTTGTTGAACAACTGGACTTTGATGCCAACTCAAGCCTATGACTAGTTAAGCTTCTTCACACGTTTTTCTATTGAAGCGAGATCTGCATGTGCATTGCTCCATCCCTCAAGTATATATATGAGCCTCATATCATTCTGCCTTTGCTTCACTAACCAGCCACGAGACCCTGCAAATTGacaactcatgatttgcaaaacaATCCAGGATAAACTATACTTGCTTCTCAGGACAATATGAATATCaattcttacaaaatttttcgCAATAACAAAATTAAACGGAGACCATTGGTTGTGTAGATTGCACGAACGGCGTCCCGTAGGTCTTCAAGAGCCCTTAAATTGAAGAATGAAAACCATTGGAAAGTACTCTATATATGTATAACTTGATGGAAGATAATAAAGAATATTCTTAAATTATTTGTTACTGGCCGTTACTATATCGAATTCTTAGACCATTGTAAAGTATGATTTTGCTTGCGAATCTGCTAGGAACCAATCTTATATCCTGCAACATTTGCACGAAAGATCAATTGATGGAACTGGaagtatttttcctttttttccctcaaAAAACCGGAAGTCATGTTAATGTCTCAGCCATGAAGAAACACCTTTTTGTAGTAATCTGGTGCTTGTGTAGAGGATATTAGATAAGAGTTGTGACCTGTCCAATCAGGgcaccatatatatatatatatatatatatatatatatatatatatctctctctctctctgctaGTGCAGTTCTTCATAAATTGCTTTAATTAAGTCCAAGGATTGAGGAGGGCTATGATCGGCAGATGATGATTGACGGCTAAGCATTTCTGTGCAAGACTAACAGGTAATCTGACTTGATACATGTCATTTTAATCATTAATATtgtatgagaaaaaaaaaaaagagaaacaagtAATAAGTacgaaaaatgcatgaaaaagttTAAAGTGGCCAAATTTCAATTTAACAATCTATTATGGGCAAGTCAAAGTTACCGAAGAATATCACGTCGTTGTCACGAACTTTGTTACGATTCAATGCCACGCCTCAGTCAAGAATGAAGGCCAAGTAAACGATGACGAAGAGATATAATGTTGCTGTAATTCATTAGAGAACAAAATTGGAGATGAGAATTTAGAAATAAAGGACATTTCCATTTACTTGATCATCTTCCAGTAACAAAACATTGCATGCATTCTGtctttttggaaaaattatagGCTCTTTTCAATTGATTTTCTGTCTTTAATTAATGGAAGAAAGATCAGCATAATACGcttgaaatatttaatttttttttgggaatttatcttccattttttttgggtagatTGAGAATGTATCTATATATGTCCTTTCTAGGAATAGTAATAAAATTTTCTAGAATAAAATGGTgaaaataatgaaggaaaaattAATAGCCAAACCAATTTTTAacttcaaaagaaaaagggcgCAGAATGGAACGAGAACATGCTTGAGCTTCAATATTGCTGCCATTAATTGATTTCTACTGttttattctctttttctttttctttttggctttCTCTTtgattctcaaaaaaaaaaaagaattgataaGGTCCAGTGCAAACCATGAGCGGGTAGATATAGCCAAAAGACTGTCAGATAAGTCCTCGAGCACCCTATAAATAAGCCAGAAAACCATTACATTACAAGATGATCCAGTATAGGCATGACTTCAAAGCTCAAACCAAAGACAATAATTTCTTTGATAGTATATATGACATACCCGCCACTGCTATAAGGATCTTTTCGACCATTAGAAAAAATGATGTTGCTGGCAAACTTCTGAAGGGTAAGTTTTATGTCCTGCACAATATTGCAAACATCATGTGCAACTATACTGTTAGGCATGTAGTGGCTACATCGAGgaagatagaaaggatacgaaGGAATTTGGAACTATGCATGTTGTGGGACTTTACTCAACAAATTTTTACTTTTACATAGGTTACTATATAGTCAGGTATTTCTGATTTTATAGACATATTTGGCATTTTGTATAGAGCAGATTGCTTCTGTTTGAGAAAATTTCTATTCTGATTGATAAAAGTTTATATTtcacgtaaaaaaaaaaaatcatatgcCACCCCTTTCTCgaattttgtgtgtgtgtgtggagtttttttttttgggggggggggggggggaggggggggttTTGTGGTGGTGTGTTGTCATCTTATGTGTATTTTGGACATGATTTAAATGTTCAAGATTCTATCGGCTTCGAATCTTCTGTTTCCAAATTAGTCTCTATCGCCTTTGTCCCTTCTTTGTACAGTTGTCACGTgtctctaaatttttaataacCCAAACAAATCGATAATAATTGATTGACAAGTTTACTCAAAACCAATTAAAACAGATAgatcaaaacttttttttttatttttattttaacaaaaaagagtcttgttggtcttgaatgtagaaatcaactaaaactcttctttaatttttaccccaaattaactaaaattaaatgtagaaatcaactaaaattcttcaattattaTTGGTTTTGAGTTTAGGTTATCAAAAAGTTAGAAATACGTGGCAACTGTATAAAGAAGGGACAGAGAAAATAGAGACTAATTTGGAGACAGAAAATTCGAAGGGATTCTGTGAAAGCAATAAAGAAGAATTGCCTAGAAGCATAATTTGGACTCGTGAAACGCAGGGtataaaatgaaaaacataCATGGCCTCCGTAGTAGGTTGTGATCCAATGAGGTCGAGGCGGGACGCCATAAACAAGTTTACAGTATTGGGTGAACTCCGTCAAATTAAAAGGGGCTGGCTGGAACATATGAGCTTCAACAGTCCGTCCAATGGGCATTACCATTTCACTACATCTCTAAGAACCAAGACATAAATGATATCCCAATCCagagaaaataagaaaaggaaattaaagGGCCATTTTGACCTGAAGAGCCAAAATCCAAACACTAGTGTACTGTCATGAAAatccaaatttagaaaaaattgtTTTCAAAAGCATATACACTTGCCAACCCCATCCCTCGTTTGTTTCAGTGGGACGATGAAAGTAGTTGACATCGTAGCAGGATGAATTCTTTCCAAATGCAGACTCAACACCAGCAAATATTTGGCCAAAAATATCAGTTCGGCTTCCAGCTCGATCAATGGCTTCACAGAGCACTGTAAGAGGATAATCAGGCGGATGATTATATTGAGCACTGGATGCATACATTGACACTAAAAAATTCTTGAGCTCAACGCCACTGTTCTAGTGCCTGAAAAtacaaaaagggttttattctACAAGCTGTTCTATTTTGCTTCAAGGTCACAAGCCAAAGAGAAGTCCTCAGGGAAGCATGAAGGGCTTGCGAGCAAGTCTTGAATCTCTGACTCAGAATGGAGAGACCACCTGGTTGAGAGGCGATATTGTCAACTATATCCCACGAATCTTTGATTGTCCGGTAACAACTTACGCTAGTCGCCTGCAAGATCAATCATCAAGGGTGAGAATGTCTGAATTTTTTCCACGCAAGGTGATTTGAGATACTTTGAAAGACCATTATGTAAATACATTAGATAGATTAAAACATATTAATTTTTCTTGGATAAATGAATACATTATTATTCCAAGTTGCTTCTGCTTGTTCTCTTGCTTTTCTCGATGCAAACAAGAATGTACTACTTGAAATCTTGTTAAATTAGTAGTATATTACAAGAAAATCTGTGGTCACGATCCAGTAATATCCATCTTGCGGCCGAGTGATGTTATCGAAATAAAGAACGGGTGCTGATGAGGCTaaagctccaatagcaatgtgTGGATACTTGAGCCGGAACCATGCTGCCAGCACTGGAAATTTTGTGAAGAAGAAACTGCTGTaagataataataacaataataatagcaAGTTGATACAATCTATAAAAGAGAAAGTATACACATTATGGAATTTAGGAAAGGCATTATTCTACCCTCCTTACTTCCTCCATATGACCCCCCATAGACAATAACTGGAGAAGAAAATCTCTCCTTCACGTATAGCAAGACCTCTGCATAATCAGCTATAGCCTGAGCTGAGTTAAAGAATCCGCGAGCGGTCTCATTTTTTAATGCTTCTTccattgaaccaaatggaactGATTCTCCATAATGTCGATGCTggaaaaatcaagaattaacAAGTCCTGACGCCAGACAAACGCCAAACCATGAAGAATAATTTTAATCTTAACTTAGGGCACCTCTACATAAACAACAAGAGCATTAAAGAAGGGAGCATGATCAACAGGAAAACCAACACAGAGGAAATCATGATCAAGTGGGCTTTCTGCTCCAAGATGTGCAAATATTGGTGAGCTTGAATTTGCACCACCCCAGTACGTATTTAGTGTTGATGGCATATTTCTGCTTGAAAGTGGCATTAACTTGGAGGTCCATAATTAAAGTGGTCTAGAGTTTGTTCGTAAAAGTACGTTTCGAAATCATGTAGTGATGCTACAGGAGATGATGATGGATGGAGAGATGGATTCAAGATATTGGGGAATTGATCCGTGAAGAGTTAGCCTCGGAATATTATATGGTGTTCCTGAATTGGAATAAATTGAGAAGAGCAAGAGAATAAGAGGGACTCCATAAGATTTTGGTGTTGGAGGTTTCATGGCAAAGGATTTTGGAACTTTGAATTACTTCGTTCAACTATGACTCTTCTCTTTTTAAATATAAAAGCTTTCGACAAAGTAAGGTCATTTTCTTTCCCTTCTCCTTGTGCCATATCCACCCTTTTGAAAATTACACACTTTCTAAGATCCCAAACAATATGGAACAACAATTTAATTAGCTAGGTGTATGTGTTAACTTGTAACTCACATTATGCTAATACGATTTTTGTATCCATCAGATTAACTTGTGCACATGCTTAAACACGAAAATTACTTTAAAGAcgtaaacaaaaaagaaaaaaaattactgaTCTAATTCTCCGAAGAAGTTCTAATCAAGCCAAGCCAGTCAAGGCGGCCAAAATAACATTGCATCCAATTCCCATATGTTGTCAAGGAATATTCGATATCCAAAGCTTGTTTTTTTGGGTACTCCGAGGCTTCATTGTGGTTTCCACTTTTGGAGTATTTGCTTAGGAGTTTGCTCTCAACGATTAAATGCCCCTTGATAATATGCGGAAAATCTACGTAAAAGGAATACAAAACTTATCCCAAATagtatttcgcttgcatcataaatacattttccaacccacatttttatattcccaaccacctttttatctcacatacagcatatcacaaaaaatgctacagtaattattccaaataatatttcaaataataccctatccaaacaaCTGGCTCAAAGCTGCAgtccagattttttttttctttttctctttggtTTTTGTGACGAAGACTtatagattagaagacaattttAAGTACAGCTGGTGTTTTAGTATTAACAAACTCCTAATCAACACCAAAATGTATCATCTGTCTGAATTATTTCGTAAAAATGTTATGATCTACACAAATAAACCGCCTACAAGTAACGTAATTGTAATAATGTATCCTGAACCCATGGATTCTGTTCTACGACCTTCTAACCGTGAAAGCCCCGCTCTTCCTTCTCGTTTACAGCTTGGTCATGCCATCCCTCTCCCCCTCCTTCAATTTTTATACAGAGAATTCGCAATTGTTAAATATTTTCTCTCTGTAATTTTTTCCTCTATTAGGCCATGCAGAAAGGATTCAAAACTTACCGCCATCAGTCCTATTTCCTTCTCAATATGTAAAACATCAAAGCGGATAGTTCCAATTCGTGAAACTGGAAGTACTTTGAAAATTAATCGAACAACAAAAATTGCTTTGCCGTGTGCAGCAGAAGGAACTCTGacaccaacaaaataaaaatatacaaaAGCCAGAGGAAGAAATTTCTATGTAGTTGGGTTCCCAAACTTCCAACTGAATGACTGCTGCAAAGAGCCAACTAATATACAGGATCAGCATGACAATATATGAATACATTCAGTACATGCAAGTTAATGCGCTTGTTACCCCAGGTTGTTCAATAGCATGAAATTCCAACATTGGTCAACCAATGCCTTTCAACCTTCCCCAGTTGCATTATTCAACACAACTGCAAGCAGCGCCCCGAAATCCGTCTATACTACATCCATTCCCACTCCACCCTCATCTCAAGGGCCACTAAAACAGCCCCAAAAAATTGATAACTATTGTACagaaagaaggggaaaaaaaaaagaacagaatTGATGAAGAAAGTATACTCATGCTATATGCACACAAACCGCAGCAAAAACAATCACAGACACACAAGAAGAAGAATTGGAACTCGCGACCTATTCAGCCTGCTGCTGTAGTACACAAGATACATCGCATTTGAGGAGCACCTGAAGAAGATGCGTCATCTTCATCCTCGTCTACATCACCATTCTCATATTCATAGTATGCTAACACCTCCTTGGGACTTGTTTTTGGCTCTTTCTTGCTAGTGACGGAATTTAGGGATTCCATGAGACAAGTAGTATGATAGGCATGACAACAAAAAAATGCAACAATGGATGCTTCCTGTATTGGGAAGGGATCAAAACACATGCAACACCTTGCACCTCCCCTGGTTTTTGACTTAACCTCCATGGATTTCATGCCCGCAACTCTCTCTCCCAAGTAAGAAGCTTTAGTCTCATCCCTTTTAGCacggatttcattttcttcattgctgaAGTATATGGCACGCCTTGCTTCCTTGTAATACTTGATTAAGAGGTTGACACAATCAGCCTGTCAGTTCACAGTCACAATATAGCATCAAGAGGAGTCTGAGATTGACACCACTGCAAAAGAGAGATGCAGTTAATTTGCAAACCTTCAGGATATCATTACAACCATGTCTGAGAGAAGTTTCTGTCCTGTAGTCCGTGATGATTTTAACAAGACGGTCCCTCAGCCTGAAATGAAGGGCAGAACACAAGATCCCATGGACATTACACTAAaggaatgtgaaatttttggcTACAAGGATGAATAGTTTTGACACAGTCAGCATTGGAAAAAGACGTGataatttcttttaggaaaaaaaagagtcCGTTAAATACTACTGCAAAAACAAGGAACCATCAAGTCTGCTTCAATAGGTCCCACTATTGTATATTACGGCGTATAAAGTGAATTATCTTGATAACAATCGTTAGGttagaggaaaaggaaaagcttTAAAATTTCTTGTAGAATTGGAACTTCAGAGGAACATCCAGTGTCATTCCAGATCACAGGGAAGAGAAAATGAAGAATGTTAGCTGCATATATCAGTGTCCTTAATGGAGTATCACCCAATCAACTATGACACAGTAGCTGCATAAATAGCAGCTGAGAACATTAATGAAGTTCTATTAATCTCCTTTCAGTATGTGGAAATCATGCTGCATCAGATCACGTCCTCCAAATGCACCTACTAATTTTGACTATGAAATTCATAGAATGTGAAAAACCAAGAAGCATGGAAAGGTATCTCCAAGTAACAAGGTTTAAAATGAAAACCAGCTCATGTTATCAGGAGGTCTCTAACTTGTGTCATGGAAGCAAATAATTCCTCCACGATGGTAGGAAGGTTGCAATATGAAGTGATTAGCTGGTAGTCAAGCAACTATAAACAATTCTGCTGGTATTTTAGTCCTGCTGTTCACCATATATTTCatacaaaggaaaaattaatacAGGGAAAAgttaaagaacaagaaaaactaatcCATAAGAAGCTCACCTAGGAATCTCCAACCCATCAGGTAACATGCTAACTATATGCAGAGGATCAAGATTGCCAACTGTATGCTCCAAAAGAACACCTACCTGCCGAGAAAAATATTAAATGCTTAAAAATGCAAGCATGGAACTACAATACATAATGAGGCATCAACAAACACTTTGATTagcccaaaaataaaataaagtaaaataaaaaaaataccatTTCTGGTTTATCGAGACATTGCTTTATTAGCTCTTCCCAAAGTTCATCATCATGCTGCATACTCACAAATTCTACAGCCTGCAGAAATCGTGAAGTTAATCCCATGACTAAAAACTTTCAAAGTAGTATTAACAAATTCATAAATTAGCTGGAAGAATTGATAATTACCTCTTCAATGTCACCAAGGTTATTTATGATAAGTGCAAGAGCTTGCTTTGAATTTCCCATTCTTCCAAGAATGAAAACTTGCTGTCGTAACAACCCTCTTTGGGCACAAATTTCATAAGCCTAACAGAAATTTCACTACTGTCACAGAAAAGAAACATCACAAAAGATTGTGAGACATGAGGCATATTTAGTCAAACCGTTTCAAGTGTATAATGCTGACTACTGCGTAGAAAGGGAAGCAGCATCTTTGGATCATAATCTGCATAGAGCTCAACCTATTAAAAGCATCAAGGAAATAATGATGTTAGAAGCCGCTGAAAACAAGCAATTACATATATCCACATGAAAGAACAACCTGAACAGAAGAAATAGTATGTAGAGCAAACTTAGAAATAGTATGTAAAGCAAACTTAAACTGAAGTCCCCAAATAGAAGAAAGCATCTGAAAACTGACCAAAGAGCTCATCTAGAAGATTCATACAAATAAAAATGACAGCATTGAAAATGGTAATTGTGATTTCCCAAGGCCAAAATAATGGATTATGAGGCTATTTGCAGAAGAACAAGACAAAAAGGTTCTCAATGCCAGCTAAGATCATCTAGTGATACCATAGGGTTCCCATATTCAATAATactcatcacattcattcaggaaATAAGCATGAACAGAAAACTAGAAAAGGGGTAAGAAATGAAAGAGTAGTTAGTAGACTCGAGACATCTTAAGGTACTTATGGCAAAAATATCGAAACTAGCAGGAAATGAAGGTCCATAAATGAAGGGGAGCACACTTGAATCAGAAGAGGATCTCAAGGTATTAAAGTTGATCCATTTACACCAACCTGCATGTCATGGTAATCTCTTCCAGTAACAGGATTTGCCACAAATAGTGAATCAAGATACAGATGCAAAAAGTATCGCCAATCACACTTGTCCCTTGCA is drawn from Coffea arabica cultivar ET-39 chromosome 1c, Coffea Arabica ET-39 HiFi, whole genome shotgun sequence and contains these coding sequences:
- the LOC140004435 gene encoding uncharacterized protein — protein: MYASSAQYNHPPDYPLTVLCEAIDRAGSRTDIFGQIFAGVESAFGKNSSCYDVNYFHRPTETNEGWGWQRCSEMVMPIGRTVEAHMFQPAPFNLTEFTQYCKLVYGVPPRPHWITTYYGGHDIKLTLQKFASNIIFSNGRKDPYSSGGVLEDLSDSLLAISTRSWVSWLVSEAKAE
- the LOC113742149 gene encoding uncharacterized protein; amino-acid sequence: MPLSSRNMPSTLNTYWGGANSSSPIFAHLGAESPLDHDFLCVGFPVDHAPFFNALVVYVEHRHYGESVPFGSMEEALKNETARGFFNSAQAIADYAEVLLYVKERFSSPVIVYGGSYGGMLAAWFRLKYPHIAIGALASSAPVLYFDNITRPQDGYYWIVTTDFLATSVSCYRTIKDSWDIVDNIASQPGGLSILSQRFKTCSQALHASLRTSLWLVTLKQNRTACRIKPFLYFQALEQWR